In the Nocardioides marmotae genome, CGCACCCTCGTCGGTCTTGACCAGCACCGCGATCAGGTTCGACGTGCCGCCGTTGGTCAGCCACATCTTCTGGCCGTCGATCGTGTAGCCGCCCTGGTCGTTCTTGACGGCCTTGGTCTTGATCGCCGAGACGTCCGAGCCCAGGCCCGGCTCCGACATCGAGAACGACCCCCGGATCTCGCCGGTGGCCATCTTCGGCAGGTACTTCTTCTTCTGCTCCTCGGTGCCGTGCTTCATCAGCATGTAGGCCACGATGAAGTGGGTGTTGATGACACCCGAGACGCTCATCCAGCCCCGCGCGATCTCCTCCACGCACAAGGCGTAGGTCAGCAGCGACTCACCCAGCCCGTCGTACTCCTCGGGGATCATCAGCCCGAAGATGCCGAGCTCCTTCAGCCCGTCGACGATCTCCTGCGGGTACTCGTCGGCGTGCTCCAGCTCGGTCGCGACCGGCAGGATCTTCTCGTCGACGAAGGTGCGGACCGCCTTGATGATCTCGGTCTGCTCCTCGGTGAGACCCTCGGTCTCGCACAGGCGGCCCATGGACTGCTCCTCGTTGGTGAAGGGGTGGCGCGGAAGGGTGGGACGTACGACGGGCGATGCGTCGGCGAGGTTACCGCCCGGTAGTCAACCGCGGGTATGCCCCGGCTCACACCTCGGTCAGCGGGCGCCGAGCTGGCGCAGGCGGTGCTCGAGCGGCCCGACGAGGGACTGCTCGAGCTCGGCGACGATCGCGGTGAGCGGCGCCTCGAGCGCGGCGTTCTCGGCCACGGCCTCGGCGAGGTCGTCGATCCGCCGCTCCAGGACGAGCACCTCCTCGACGCCGGTGCCCGCGGCGACGCGCCGCAGCAGGCCGGAGGAGCCGGGCAGCCGCCTCACAGCGACTGCGCCCGGTAGGTGTTCAGCGCCTTGGCGGTGACCCGGCCGTCGGTGGAGCGCGGCGGCAGGAGCAGCTCGGTGACGACGTCGGAGAGCTCGGCCACGCGCAGCTGGAGCTCGCGGCTGCGGGCGACCTCGGCCTCGAGCTCGGCCACCCGGGCCCGGAGGTCCTCGGCGCGGCTCTCCACGCGGGGCGCGGTGATCCGGCGTACGACGCCCTTGCCGAGCGCGACGACCGTGGACTCGTCGGGGTCGCGGGCCAGCGTGGTCCGGGCGGCGGCGTCGCGCTCGCGGGTCCGCTCGCGGACCAGCACGAGCAGTCGGACGATCGTCTCGACCGCCATCTCCAGCAGCTCGCCCTCGGTCGCCTCGCCCGGGGTCCGCGCGTCGGGCCGGGTGGCGCGGAGGTCGTCGAGGTCGCCGCGGACGTCGTAGCCCGCCTCGGCGATCGCGGCGATCGCGGCGTCGGCCCGATCGGTGGCGTCGGCGTACTGCCTGTCGGTCAGCCCGATCGGCTCGCGGCCGAGCCGGGCGAGGATCCCGTGGGCGAGGGTGTCGCGCAGCCACAGCGCCTGCTCGCGGTTGCCGGTGATCGGCTCGCGGACCTTCTCGTTGACCCGGCGCAGCAGCTCCGCGGCGACCAGGCCGAGGGACTCGTTGGCCCGCTCGACGTCGAGCCGCAGGCCCGGCGGGTCGATGGAGCAGGCGGCGGCGAAGCGGCGCCACAGCTCGTGCTCGTCACCGGGCGTGGTCGGCACCGTGACGACGTGGACCCGCTCGGGCGGCAGCTCGGCGCCCCAGCGGGCGGCGACGCCCGCGGGGTCCATCGTCCGCCAGCCCCACTCGGCGCGGACGCCGGCGGACTCCGGTCGCGGCCGCCACTTCTCCAGCGGCGTGGTGAGGGCGAACTTCAGCCGCTCCTGCCAGGCCGACGGCACGCCGCGGCCCAGGTCGCGGGCGGTGATGACGACGTGGACCTCGATGCCGTCGAGGTCGCGCAGCACGCGGGCGACCTGGTCGGCCGAGGCCCCGGCGAACAGCTCATAGGAGAGGATCGCGACCGGGCCGCGCCAGCCGCGGACCTGCGCGACCAGCCGGTCCCAGGCGGTCGAGGCGCGCTCGGGCAGCGAGTCGAGCCGTGGGTCCTCCCGCACGACCATCGCGGCGTGGATGCGGTCGACGTGGGTGTCCCCCACGACCAGGACGCCGGCGTCCGCGAGCGGTCCGCGGTTGGCCTCCAGGATCCGCTGCAGGTACGTCGTGCCCGACTTCGGCGCTCCGACGTGCAGATAGACGCGCTCGGTCACTGGTCCTCCCTGGTGGGCCACTCGACGATCATCCTCCAGCGTGCCGGAGCTCCCCCCGAGACCGCGGCCGCGGCGTCGAGGAACCCCTCACGGTGCACCACCCGGCCCCCGGCCCGCACCGCACGCCCCTCCAGCACCCGCGGGTCGACCGGGTGCAGCCGCCCGCCCCCGCGCTCGGCCCGCTGCTCGGCGGCGTCGGCGCGCGAGAGCGCCTGGCCCTCGAGGTAGGCCGTGCCGCCGCCGCGCAGGGTCATCGAGGCGAAGCGCCAGAAGTTCTCCAGCCCGTCGGGCTCGAGGGTCTCCAGCAGGTCGCGGGCGTAGAGCACCTGCCGGGCCTTGTCGCGCGCGACGAGCGCGCCGCGGGTGAGCACGTCGCGCAGGTCGTAGAGGTTGAGGTGGTCGAAGTCGGCCGGCAGGCCTTCGCGGCGGGCCCGGCGGGCGGGCGCTCGCAGGCTCTGGCGGGCGTAGTCGAGGGCCAGCACGCGGACGCCGCGCTCGGCCAGGCGCAGCGCGTCCTGGCCGGTGCCGGCACCGAGCTCGACGACGCGTACGTCGGCGGGCTCGCCCTCGGGGGTGGCCTCGGCCAGCCGGTCGGCGACCCAGTCCGCGGTCGCGGAGGGGCCGTGCTCCTCGTCCTGGGCGAGGTCGGCGAGGAAGCGCTCCCAGTCGCGGCGCTGGCGCATGAGGGAGGAGAACCAGCCGTCGAAGCGGTCGGTGATCTCCGGGCCCGGCTCGTGGCGGAACGAGGGGTCCGGGACGCGCCACCCGGCGCCGTACGAGACGGTCAGCATGGTGTCGGGGTCGGCCGGCGCCGGCAGCATCCGGCCCTCGAAGGACAGCTCGCCCAGCGGCAGGATCGCGCTGCGCGGCACCTCCTGGCGCACGGTCGCGGTCTCGTGGAGCAGGTCGCCGACGTAGAAGCAGGTGTAGATGTCGATGCTGGACATGCCGCCGTCGGGCGAGGTGAACAGCACGGTGATGAACGCGGCGGACTTGTTCAGCACGCGCATGCCGTGGCGGCGCAGCGCCCGCGCGATGTCCCACAGCTCCACGGCCATCTCCGCGGGCGTGGCCTTCTCGGAGAGGTAGGCGAGGTCGACGTCGGAGTCGTGGCCGATGACCGCGCCCTCGCGCGCGGCGCCGAGCAGCGTGCCGAAGGCGATCCAGCCGCGGACGCCGCACTCGGCCTCCATGACGTCGAGGATCCGCTCGGTCATCTCGACCATCTGCTCGATGACCCGGCTGTCGCGCCCGGAGAAGGGCCGCTGGAGCAGGCCCCACTTGTCGATCATGACGGGGATGCCGTCCTTGTCGACGAAGCGGACCCGGCCCTCGCCGCTGCCGAAGGAGACCTCGCCGGCGTACACCTCGGTGCCGCCGGAGACGACCCGCACCTGCGAGACACCGTCGAGCCAGCGGCTCATCCGCTTGGGCCACGGCACGAACGCCGAGCCGGGCTCGGCGGTGAAGGACCAGGCGTGGTGGCCGTCGAAGAGCACGTCGCCGGAGCCCTCGAAGCCGTCGGGGAGGTGCAGCCCCGCGTCGTCGACGCGGGGGCGCTCGCCCGTGCCCTCGTCCACCACGAGGGGTGAGGCTACGGCACGGTGACCCGCGTCGTGATGACCGCGTGGTCGGTGATGCGCCGCACCGCCGGGCTGGTGTCCATGCGGAAGCCGGAGAACTCGACGTCGGGCGTGCCGAAGATCCAGTCCACCCGCATCGGGCGCGGCGGGCGGCAGGCGCCGTCGTTCGACCCGCCGTTGGCGGCGCGCAGCCCGGCCTGACCGGTGAACCGGCAGAAGGCGTCCTCGTGCTCGTTGAAGTCCCCGATGATGAAGACCGGGATGCCGTCCTTCTTCAAGGTGTTGACCGCCGCGACCTCGATCTCCTCGGCCTTGTCCCGCTCGTCCTCGCGCCCCTGGCGGTCCTTCGGGGAGTTGTGGATGTTGATGACGTAGACCTCGCGGCCCGACTCGAGGTGCTGCAGGCGCACCACCGGCTGCGGGCGGGTGCCGCCCATGAACGGCACGGTGATGGAGTCCTGGTAGGTCGCGGTCCACACCGCGGTGTCCCACATGAGCGACTGCGGGATCCCCTTGCCGCCGAGCGCCGTGCCCGGCCAGAAGGCGAACCGGCCGCCGGTCGCGCGGGTCAGCGCGGTCAGCTGGTCGGCCTGGATCTCCTGGAGGCCCACGATGCTCGAGCCGTACGACGCCACGAGCGCGGCCGCCCACTCGGTGCGGATCCGGCCCGGGGCGTACCCCGAGGCGGCCCCGCCCGGCGCGGTGTGCTGGCTGCCGAGGATGTTGAAGGTGGTCAGCGTGAAGGAGTAGGGCTGCTCGGCCACGAGGTCCTGCACCTTGTTGCGCAGCTTGTCCGCGCCGCTCGGCACCGCCTGCGGGGCGGCGACCTCGCCGCGGTCGAGCAGCGCCGCGTCGGCGATCTCCTGCGGGCTCATCCGGGCCAGCTCGGCCGCGGTGGTGCGGCTCGGGGCGGCCGACGGCGCGGGCGCCGCGGGCGAGGAGCCCTCCCCGCCCCGGGGCAGCAGGTTGGCGGCCACCACCACCAGCACAATCGCCACGACCGCACCGACGGTCGCGAGCGCCGCCCGGCGCTCCCCGGCCCGGTCCTGGTCCCGGTCCCGGCCCCGGTCCTCGTCCTGCTCGGAAGGTCCGCTCACGAGATCCCCTCCGGCAGCGGTCGGTCGTTCGTGGAGCCGTCGCCGACCTGGCCCAGCTCGTTGTTGCCCCAGCAGGCGGTGGCCCCGGTGTCGAGGCCGCCGCACGCGTGGAACCAGCCGGCGTCCAGCGAGAGCCAGGCGCGCTCGGCGACGACGAGGGTCGGCACCGTCCGGTTGCTCCGGGAGCCGTCGCCGATCTGGCCGTAGCGACCGCTCCCCCAGCACCAAGCGCTGCCGGTGTTGTCGACGGCGCACGTGGTGGCGTCGCCGGCGCTGATGCTAGTCCAGATGCGCCCGCCCGTGACCGGTTCCGGGGAGCGCCGCAGGCTGCGGGTCGCATCGCCCAGCTGGCCGCGGTCGTTGCGCCCCCAGCACAGCGCCGCCCCCTCGACCGTCGTGCCGCAGGTGTGCGCCCAGCCGGCGTCCAGGCTCGCCCAGGTCGTGCCCGTCCCGACCTGGGTGGGAGTCGGCTGCGGGTCGCTCTCGGGGCTGCCGAGCTGGCCGAAGGTGTTCTGGCCCCAGCACCACGCCGTGCCGCCGGTGCGGGTCGCGCAGGTGAACCAGCCGCCCGCCGCGACGCTCGCCCAGTCGTTGGCGGTGCCGACGCGCTTCGGCCGCCCGCGCGTGGTGAACGTGCCGTCGCCGAGCTGGCCGCGCAGGTTCGACCCCCAGCACCACAGCGAGCCGTTGCTGCGGGTGCCGCAGGTGTGGAACCAGCCGGCGCTCACCGAGGTCCAGGCGGCGCTCGAGCCGACCTGCGCCGGGGTGGACCGGGCGGGGCCCTTGCCGGTGCCGAGCTGGCCGTGGTGGCCCAGGCCCCAGCACCACAGCGTGGCGTCGGTGCGGATGGCGCAGGTCGTCGCGCCGCTGGTGCTGATCGACCTCCACGTGTCGCCGCCGGCCACCGCGACCGGCCGGGTCCGCGTGGTCGTCGTGCCGTCGCCGAGCTGCCCGAAGTTGTTCCGTCCCCAGCACCACGCGCTGCCGCCCTCGCGCACCTGGCAGGAGACCTGCCCGCCCGCGCTCACCGAGGCCGGGCCGGCCGGCACCGTGACCACGACGACCCCGGTCGCGCCGGCGGTCACCGGGTCGGTGCCGCGCACGACGTAGGAGACGTTCCACGTGCCGAACTCCGTGGGCGTCCCGGAGAGCAGGCCGGTGGCGTCGAGGGTCAGGCCGGGCGGGAGGTTGCGGGCGTCCTGCCACACCACGCCGCTCGCCGAGGTCGACACCGCGAGCTGGAGGGCGAAGGGCTGGCGCACGGGCGCCGTGGCCACCTGCACCTCGGGACGCGCGACGGGTCGCAGCCTCGCCTTCGCGAGCAGGCCGGCGGCCACCTTCCGCAGGGCGGCGGCGCCGGGGCCGTAGGCGTAGGAACGGTTCTTCTGCAGGGCCTTGGTGACGCGGACGTCCTGGGGGTCGCAGACCAGGTCACCGGCGGTGCACACGCTCCAGGCGGCGTACGTCGCCGTGCGGGCCGGGACGTCGGGAACCGCGCCGAGCCGGCGGGCCGCGATGCCGCTGCGGGAGGCCGCGGCCGCGGGCGCTCCGAGGGACGTCGCGCGGGTGCGGACGCGGCGGTCGGGGTCGGCCACCAGAGCGGCGCCGACGACGTCGCGGAGCCCGTCGGGGCGACCGGCCAGGGCGGTGAGCGCCCGGTGGACCACGGCCGCGCCCTGGGCGTGGCCGACGAGGACCAGCTGCTGGTCGGGGCAGGCGAAGGCGTGCCGGTCGACCAGCGCGAGGAGCCGCTGCCCCGCCGCCGGCACCGGCTTCATCCAGGCCCGCGCCTTGGTGGCGCTGACGCTGCGCAGGGCGCGGCGGTCGTCGGGCCGATCGCGCAGCAGACGCGCGGTGGGGCGGGAGGCCATCGACACCCGGACCTGCTCGACCGTCCGGTCCGCGCCCAGTGCCTGGCGGGTGAACGCGCGGGCGAAGACGCCGACGGTCCGCCCGTAGGTCGTCCCGCCGCTCGGCGCCTCACCGGCCCCGTCGACCCCGAGCAGCAGCAGGTCCGCGCACTCGTCGACCGTCGCCGCCGTGCTCGCCCCCAGCACGGCCCGGTCGGGCTCCTCCCGCGGACCCGGCTGGGACCCGGTGTGGAGGAACGCCGCGACGACCGCCACCGACACGAGGGTGGCGGCGATCAGCAGGAGGGCCTGCCCGCCCCGGCGACGCACGCGCACACGCTAGGTGCCCGCCCGCCCCGCGCCGTGGTGCCGCGCGGGCCGCCCCCCACCTTGTTGCCGGTGGGGCCGGTGTGGCTGGTGGGTCCGCGTGCGTCCCACCTTTTGGTGGTACGTGACCGCTTCTGGGCCAAAATATTGCCCCGGAAGCGGTCGCATCCCACCTATAGGTGGGACGCGACCGCTCCCCTCAGTTGACCTGGATCCCGGCGTACGGGTTGCCGCCGCGGGCGATGAGCGAGCGGCGGGCGAGCGAGGCCTGGGC is a window encoding:
- a CDS encoding cutinase family protein — protein: MRRRGGQALLLIAATLVSVAVVAAFLHTGSQPGPREEPDRAVLGASTAATVDECADLLLLGVDGAGEAPSGGTTYGRTVGVFARAFTRQALGADRTVEQVRVSMASRPTARLLRDRPDDRRALRSVSATKARAWMKPVPAAGQRLLALVDRHAFACPDQQLVLVGHAQGAAVVHRALTALAGRPDGLRDVVGAALVADPDRRVRTRATSLGAPAAAASRSGIAARRLGAVPDVPARTATYAAWSVCTAGDLVCDPQDVRVTKALQKNRSYAYGPGAAALRKVAAGLLAKARLRPVARPEVQVATAPVRQPFALQLAVSTSASGVVWQDARNLPPGLTLDATGLLSGTPTEFGTWNVSYVVRGTDPVTAGATGVVVVTVPAGPASVSAGGQVSCQVREGGSAWCWGRNNFGQLGDGTTTTRTRPVAVAGGDTWRSISTSGATTCAIRTDATLWCWGLGHHGQLGTGKGPARSTPAQVGSSAAWTSVSAGWFHTCGTRSNGSLWCWGSNLRGQLGDGTFTTRGRPKRVGTANDWASVAAGGWFTCATRTGGTAWCWGQNTFGQLGSPESDPQPTPTQVGTGTTWASLDAGWAHTCGTTVEGAALCWGRNDRGQLGDATRSLRRSPEPVTGGRIWTSISAGDATTCAVDNTGSAWCWGSGRYGQIGDGSRSNRTVPTLVVAERAWLSLDAGWFHACGGLDTGATACWGNNELGQVGDGSTNDRPLPEGIS
- a CDS encoding endonuclease/exonuclease/phosphatase family protein gives rise to the protein MSGPSEQDEDRGRDRDQDRAGERRAALATVGAVVAIVLVVVAANLLPRGGEGSSPAAPAPSAAPSRTTAAELARMSPQEIADAALLDRGEVAAPQAVPSGADKLRNKVQDLVAEQPYSFTLTTFNILGSQHTAPGGAASGYAPGRIRTEWAAALVASYGSSIVGLQEIQADQLTALTRATGGRFAFWPGTALGGKGIPQSLMWDTAVWTATYQDSITVPFMGGTRPQPVVRLQHLESGREVYVINIHNSPKDRQGREDERDKAEEIEVAAVNTLKKDGIPVFIIGDFNEHEDAFCRFTGQAGLRAANGGSNDGACRPPRPMRVDWIFGTPDVEFSGFRMDTSPAVRRITDHAVITTRVTVP
- a CDS encoding methyltransferase domain-containing protein — encoded protein: MDEGTGERPRVDDAGLHLPDGFEGSGDVLFDGHHAWSFTAEPGSAFVPWPKRMSRWLDGVSQVRVVSGGTEVYAGEVSFGSGEGRVRFVDKDGIPVMIDKWGLLQRPFSGRDSRVIEQMVEMTERILDVMEAECGVRGWIAFGTLLGAAREGAVIGHDSDVDLAYLSEKATPAEMAVELWDIARALRRHGMRVLNKSAAFITVLFTSPDGGMSSIDIYTCFYVGDLLHETATVRQEVPRSAILPLGELSFEGRMLPAPADPDTMLTVSYGAGWRVPDPSFRHEPGPEITDRFDGWFSSLMRQRRDWERFLADLAQDEEHGPSATADWVADRLAEATPEGEPADVRVVELGAGTGQDALRLAERGVRVLALDYARQSLRAPARRARREGLPADFDHLNLYDLRDVLTRGALVARDKARQVLYARDLLETLEPDGLENFWRFASMTLRGGGTAYLEGQALSRADAAEQRAERGGGRLHPVDPRVLEGRAVRAGGRVVHREGFLDAAAAVSGGAPARWRMIVEWPTREDQ
- a CDS encoding DUF6752 domain-containing protein, with amino-acid sequence MTERVYLHVGAPKSGTTYLQRILEANRGPLADAGVLVVGDTHVDRIHAAMVVREDPRLDSLPERASTAWDRLVAQVRGWRGPVAILSYELFAGASADQVARVLRDLDGIEVHVVITARDLGRGVPSAWQERLKFALTTPLEKWRPRPESAGVRAEWGWRTMDPAGVAARWGAELPPERVHVVTVPTTPGDEHELWRRFAAACSIDPPGLRLDVERANESLGLVAAELLRRVNEKVREPITGNREQALWLRDTLAHGILARLGREPIGLTDRQYADATDRADAAIAAIAEAGYDVRGDLDDLRATRPDARTPGEATEGELLEMAVETIVRLLVLVRERTRERDAAARTTLARDPDESTVVALGKGVVRRITAPRVESRAEDLRARVAELEAEVARSRELQLRVAELSDVVTELLLPPRSTDGRVTAKALNTYRAQSL